In Solanum lycopersicum chromosome 5, SLM_r2.1, the following are encoded in one genomic region:
- the LOC138348422 gene encoding cation-dependent phenylpropanoid and flavonoid 8-O-methyltransferase 1-like, with the protein MASLSNSISKGLLHSPELYEYMFETVVYPREPELLKVIRLITSNHPSWCLMETAPEAGQLIALLLKLTNVKKTIEIGVFTGYSLVLTALKIPDDGKIIAIDLDRDAYEMGLPIIKKANIEHKINFIQSSALSSLDEILNEISKSKVTNDNRGRFDFAFIDADKVIYQKYHERMLELVKVGGIIVYDNTLWFGTFAMQEECVKETMKPNRQHIIEFNKFLAADTRVQISEVPMGDGITICWGL; encoded by the exons ATGGCGTCGCTGTCCAACTCAATTTCCAAAGGATTGTTGCATAGTCCAGAATTGTATGAG TATATGTTTGAGACCGTTGTGTACCCGCGAGAGCCAGAGCTTCTCAAGGTGATTAGACTTATAACTTCAAATCATCCAAG TTGG tGTTTAATGGAAACTGCACCAGAAGCTGGTCAACTAATTGCATTGTTGTTGAAACTAACAAATGTCAAAAAGACAATTGAAATTGGAGTGTTCACTGGATATTCCTTAGTCCTTACTGCCCTTAAAATTCCTGATGATGGCAAG ATTATAGCTATAGACCTTGATCGAGATGCATACGAGATGGGATTGCCAATTATTAAAAAGGCTAACATTGagcataaaattaattttattcagTCCTCGGCATTATCATCCCTTGATGAAATCTTGAATGAgataagtaaaagtaaagttaCT AATGACAATAGAGGAAGATTCGATTTTGCTTTCATCGACGCAGACAAAGTTATCTATCAAAAGTACCATGAGAGAATGTTAGAATTGGTGAAAGTGGGAGGTATTATAGTATATGACAATACACTTTGGTTTGGGACATTTGCTATGCAAGAGGAGTGTGTTAAAGAAACAATGAAGCCAAATAGGCAACACATCattgaatttaataaatttttagctGCGGATACTCGTGTTCAAATTTCCGAAGTCCCCATGGGTGATGGAATCACCATTTGTTGGGGACtttaa